ttgtttttgtattttgttttgatttcatgttgttgttttttttttttacctgcagCACGCGTTCCACAACACCACATTGACCTTCATTCATGCACATTGTAACACACGGACACATTCGTCGTTAGAGACTACAAGTTTGGGGAATACAACATTATTTTACAAGTTCAAAATTGTTGGTTTAAATACACTTGCGATGATTTACATCTGGGGTATACAATCTTTCATGGAAACACGTTTACAGAATAGTTTATAATACACTTACACATTCTTACATTTGAAAGTAACAGTCCTTTGcactgtgtgcatgcaaaaaataataataaaatataagataaaataaaaagatCCTGTCGGTCCTCAGATCAGTAAAAATGAGAGGATACTAAGATGTGTTTAGGACCGGTCTGGAATACACACCTTGGTAGTAAGACGCCTCTATTGCCGAAGGGTCCATAGTGGCTCTCCCGGCCATAGATGCACTGCCGAGGGGCAAGCTGGAAGACATCCCTGAGCCGTAGGATGAATATTGCAGTGCTTGTTCGTAAGCTTTCATGTCCAGTTTGTGCTGTTGCTCCGATGAGGACATTAAATTATTAATGGAAAACGGGTGGTTGAATGAGTAATGGGGATCTTTAAGGTGCAGCTGGGTCTCATGGCCCATAGAATGCGGAGGCAACGGGATTGATGACAGAGACGTGGCCGAGCTGGCTGCGGGGTGCAGGGGTGGCCCGCTGCTCTTTAGTTCGGAAGTGTGGTTACCGCTTCTGTCCAAGCTGTGGGGACTGGAGGACTGGTTGGAGCTGGAAATCGAGCTTGAGTCCATGTGCCCTGGTTTGGAGTTGCCACTGTCGTGCGCCGGAGAGCCAGAACCGCCCGTCTggtctttccttccctctcctcccttagtTGGAGACAACTTTTTCTCACACTTAAAGCGCTTCTGTCTGCGGAGGTAACAGCCGTTTTCAAACATATTTCCAGAATCGGGATGCAGAGCCCAGTATGAACCTTTGCCTGGTTTATCCGGTGACCTGGAGACTTTGACGAAGCAG
The genomic region above belongs to Sardina pilchardus chromosome 20, fSarPil1.1, whole genome shotgun sequence and contains:
- the foxa1 gene encoding hepatocyte nuclear factor 3-alpha; translated protein: MLGTVKMEGHETPDWTSYYNDAQEVYSPMTNTSMNVGLGSVQSMNSYMSMSTSGNMTSSSFNMSYANPGLGAGLSPGTMAGMPTASSAMNGISGGVPPMGTALSPTNMNAMSAQQASMSALNPYSSMSPTMSPMTYAQTNINRARDNKTFRRSYPHAKPPYSYISLITMAIQQSPSKMLTLSEIYQWIMDLFPYYRQNQQRWQNSIRHSLSFNDCFVKVSRSPDKPGKGSYWALHPDSGNMFENGCYLRRQKRFKCEKKLSPTKGGEGRKDQTGGSGSPAHDSGNSKPGHMDSSSISSSNQSSSPHSLDRSGNHTSELKSSGPPLHPAASSATSLSSIPLPPHSMGHETQLHLKDPHYSFNHPFSINNLMSSSEQQHKLDMKAYEQALQYSSYGSGMSSSLPLGSASMAGRATMDPSAIEASYYQGVYSRPVLNTS